In the Haloferula helveola genome, one interval contains:
- the metF gene encoding methylenetetrahydrofolate reductase [NAD(P)H] — MHIQDILAERRPSFSFEFFPPRSDAAWDELYQTIVDLEVYQPSFVSVTYGAGGTTREATHDLVVRIKETTGIPPVPHLTCVGHSEVEIDEILTRYAEAGVSNILALRGDPPRDRPDYDWSDSEFRQAADLVAFIRRFNESGRHPDLRGFGIGVAGFPEGHPGTPNRLIELDHLKAKVDAGADYICTQLFFDNHDFLDFRDRCRHSGIEVPIIAGIMPVTSLKSMARMADLAAGARFPAKLLRALDRAGGDPAAVERVGVHYAAQQIVELLDQNVDGIHFYTLNKSGATREIYASLGLAPAESSQG, encoded by the coding sequence ATGCACATTCAGGACATTCTTGCCGAAAGGCGACCCTCATTTTCCTTCGAGTTCTTCCCGCCCCGTAGCGACGCGGCCTGGGACGAACTCTACCAGACGATTGTCGATCTGGAGGTCTACCAGCCATCCTTCGTCTCGGTGACCTACGGCGCCGGCGGCACGACCCGGGAGGCAACCCACGATCTGGTGGTGCGGATCAAGGAAACCACTGGCATCCCTCCCGTTCCCCACTTGACGTGTGTCGGCCACAGCGAAGTGGAGATCGACGAAATCCTGACCCGCTACGCCGAGGCGGGCGTCTCGAACATCCTCGCCCTTCGCGGCGATCCGCCACGCGACCGGCCTGACTACGACTGGTCCGACTCGGAATTCCGGCAGGCTGCCGATCTGGTCGCGTTCATTCGCCGGTTCAACGAGAGCGGTCGCCATCCGGACCTACGGGGCTTCGGCATCGGTGTCGCGGGCTTTCCGGAAGGACATCCGGGGACCCCCAACCGGCTCATCGAGCTCGATCATCTTAAGGCAAAAGTCGACGCAGGCGCGGACTACATCTGCACCCAGCTGTTTTTCGACAACCACGACTTCCTCGACTTCAGGGACCGCTGCCGGCACAGCGGAATCGAGGTGCCGATCATCGCCGGAATCATGCCGGTCACGAGTCTCAAGAGCATGGCCCGCATGGCCGACCTCGCCGCCGGCGCCCGCTTCCCTGCAAAGCTTCTCCGCGCGCTGGACCGGGCGGGAGGCGATCCCGCCGCTGTCGAGCGGGTCGGCGTCCACTACGCCGCCCAACAAATTGTCGAGCTACTCGACCAGAACGTCGACGGCATCCATTTCTACACGCTCAACAAGAGCGGAGCGACGCGCGAGATTTACGCCAGCCTCGGCCTTGCTCCGGCGGAATCCAGCCAAGGCTGA
- a CDS encoding segregation and condensation protein A, producing MEGEDYKVRLEIFEGPLDLLLYLIKKDEVDIQEISIARITSQYLKYIETFRMLNIDLAAEFIVMAANLMYLKSRTLLPRQEQPPEEMEDEDDPRWELIRQLIEYKKFKDAASLLSRRELEQADRFALKPEKPETDPEPPPLAEVSIFDLIRAFQNVLKRFEESHDLGDIVDDRYTVSDKIEMLLGRFGPGQAARFDSLFEDAVTKAEVIVTFLAVLELMKMNQFVIRQTGVFGEIDIERRASGATTAAEALEAFTEAQA from the coding sequence GTGGAAGGCGAGGACTACAAAGTCAGGCTGGAGATCTTCGAGGGCCCCCTCGATCTCCTGCTTTACCTGATCAAGAAGGATGAGGTCGACATTCAGGAAATCTCAATCGCCCGGATCACCAGCCAGTATCTGAAGTACATCGAGACGTTCCGGATGCTGAATATCGACCTCGCGGCCGAGTTCATCGTGATGGCGGCGAATCTGATGTATCTGAAGAGCCGCACCCTCCTGCCCCGTCAGGAGCAGCCGCCGGAGGAAATGGAGGACGAGGACGATCCGCGCTGGGAATTGATCCGGCAGCTGATCGAGTACAAGAAGTTCAAGGACGCCGCCAGCCTACTCAGCCGCCGGGAACTCGAGCAGGCCGACCGTTTCGCGCTCAAGCCGGAGAAGCCGGAAACCGATCCGGAGCCACCACCCCTTGCGGAAGTCTCGATCTTTGATCTGATCCGCGCGTTCCAGAACGTCCTGAAGCGCTTCGAGGAGTCGCACGACCTCGGTGACATCGTCGACGACCGCTACACGGTTTCCGACAAGATCGAGATGCTTCTCGGACGCTTCGGCCCGGGGCAGGCAGCCCGCTTCGACAGCCTCTTCGAGGACGCCGTCACCAAGGCGGAAGTCATCGTCACCTTCCTCGCGGTGCTCGAACTGATGAAGATGAACCAGTTCGTGATCCGCCAGACCGGAGTCTTCGGCGAAATCGACATCGAACGCCGCGCATCCGGCGCGACCACCGCTGCAGAAGCGCTGGAGGCATTTACCGAGGCCCAAGCCTGA
- the infA gene encoding translation initiation factor IF-1 codes for MSSRRPRGRGRRPGGRGRGRRRDDDRRNKSTDPNDEEKAVEVEGTITSVLAGTQFRVELQSGHEVLAHISGKMRKRFIRLVIGDRVKMEMSPYDVTKARITYRLG; via the coding sequence ATGAGTAGCAGACGACCGAGAGGCAGAGGACGCAGACCCGGCGGACGCGGGCGCGGCCGCAGGAGGGACGATGACCGGCGGAACAAGTCAACCGATCCGAATGATGAGGAGAAGGCGGTTGAGGTCGAGGGCACCATCACATCCGTTCTGGCGGGAACCCAATTCCGGGTGGAACTGCAGAGCGGCCACGAGGTGCTCGCCCATATTTCGGGCAAGATGCGCAAACGCTTCATTCGTCTGGTCATCGGTGACCGCGTGAAGATGGAGATGTCGCCCTACGACGTCACCAAGGCGCGGATCACTTACCGCTTGGGCTGA
- the rplM gene encoding 50S ribosomal protein L13 yields the protein MKTFSAKPADVERKWYVIDAADKILGQVAVEAARLLRGKHKPIFTPHIDTGDFVIVINADKVRLSGNKEREKIYTSFSGYVGGQKVETPRMVRKRRPVLLVERAVHGMVPKTRLGRAQMGKLKVYAGAEHPHEAQSPEAYEIA from the coding sequence ATGAAGACTTTTTCCGCCAAGCCCGCTGACGTCGAACGCAAGTGGTATGTGATCGACGCCGCCGACAAGATTCTCGGCCAGGTTGCCGTCGAGGCCGCCCGCCTTCTGCGCGGCAAGCACAAGCCGATCTTCACGCCGCACATCGACACCGGCGACTTCGTCATCGTGATCAATGCCGACAAGGTGCGCCTTTCCGGCAACAAGGAGCGCGAGAAGATCTACACCAGCTTCAGCGGATACGTCGGCGGCCAGAAGGTCGAGACCCCGCGTATGGTCCGCAAGCGCCGTCCGGTCCTCCTCGTCGAGCGCGCCGTCCACGGCATGGTTCCCAAGACCCGCCTCGGCCGCGCCCAGATGGGCAAGCTGAAGGTCTACGCCGGTGCCGAACATCCGCACGAGGCACAGTCGCCCGAGGCCTACGAAATCGCCTGA
- the rpsI gene encoding 30S ribosomal protein S9 yields the protein MSAAAATQPTAATGRRKTSVAHVRMSEGSGTITINGRPFEDYLPTLPLQSAVLAPFQTANLLNRFDLNVTVKGGGLHSQAGAIRHAVARALTGFDPELRKELKPEGFLRRDPRMKERKKAGRPGARKRFQFSKR from the coding sequence ATGAGCGCAGCAGCAGCTACCCAGCCCACCGCCGCCACCGGCCGTCGCAAGACCTCGGTCGCCCACGTCCGCATGAGCGAAGGCTCCGGCACCATCACCATCAACGGCCGGCCCTTCGAGGACTACCTCCCGACCCTGCCGCTGCAAAGTGCGGTGCTCGCGCCGTTCCAGACCGCGAATCTCCTCAACCGCTTCGACCTCAATGTCACCGTCAAGGGCGGTGGCCTGCACTCGCAGGCAGGTGCGATCCGCCACGCGGTCGCCCGCGCGCTGACCGGCTTCGATCCGGAACTCCGCAAGGAACTCAAGCCTGAAGGTTTCCTCCGCCGCGACCCGCGGATGAAGGAACGCAAGAAGGCCGGCCGCCCCGGCGCCCGCAAGCGCTTCCAGTTCTCGAAGCGCTAA